DNA from Candidatus Eremiobacteraceae bacterium:
GAGCAGCGTGCCGGCCTCAAGATCGAGATCGAGTATCCGGCGCGGCTTGGCCCTGCTGCGAATGGTCATGCGGCGCGATGCTCCGAGACTTACTAACGCGACTGGAGCCTCGTCCGGGGCGTTCTCGAGATGATCGCCGTGCGGCGCCACGCTATCGTTGCCGTCGCGGTAAAAATTCAAGCCTGCCGAAGTGAAGATGACGCCGCAGAACTGTTCGACCGCGGGCCTCATGGCCGCGAGCGGCTCTGGGATCCCCGTCTCGTACAACC
Protein-coding regions in this window:
- a CDS encoding alpha-ketoglutarate-dependent dioxygenase AlkB, whose product is MQFSLLPQPEIETLVDDETGRIVYRRTLFDEKQAQLWFELLRDQIGWRSERRPMYDRIVDVPRLVASVRLYETGIPEPLAAMRPAVEQFCGVIFTSAGLNFYRDGNDSVAPHGDHLENAPDEAPVALVSLGASRRMTIRSRAKPRRILDLDLEAGTLL